Proteins found in one Candidatus Bathyarchaeota archaeon genomic segment:
- a CDS encoding cupin domain-containing protein, translating into MEPKIVKAKSLNEHFTPERCFIAENYSTKKVSVARARVKAGVTTVAHHLRDVDEIYLVTSGKGKVIVGNLPSADVEAGDVIVIPAGTSQKITNTGRTDLVFYCICTPRFTEDCYCDEEAEKL; encoded by the coding sequence ATGGAGCCGAAAATTGTAAAAGCCAAGTCCTTAAATGAGCACTTCACGCCCGAACGCTGTTTCATAGCTGAAAACTACAGCACCAAAAAAGTGTCAGTTGCACGAGCAAGAGTCAAGGCAGGTGTCACAACCGTAGCGCACCATCTAAGAGATGTTGACGAAATCTATCTTGTTACTAGCGGAAAGGGCAAAGTGATCGTTGGGAACTTGCCATCAGCCGATGTTGAGGCTGGCGATGTTATTGTTATTCCTGCAGGCACTTCTCAAAAGATAACTAACACGGGCAGGACAGACTTGGTGTTTTATTGTATTTGCACTCCGCGTTTTACTGAAGACTGCTATTGTGATGAGGAAGCAGAGAAGCTGTGA
- the nrdR gene encoding transcriptional regulator NrdR encodes MRCPYCNSENSKTLETRESPENTTRRRKECINCGKRYTTYEYLETVELMVRKKDGELERFDVNKIIRGLQKACEKRPVTMSQINELAEQVRQDLMLKGTEEIASREIGDLIMQHLKKVDRIAYIRFASVYKQFEEPEDFRRVISEVKKS; translated from the coding sequence ATGAGATGTCCCTACTGCAACTCGGAAAATTCCAAAACATTAGAAACACGCGAGTCTCCAGAGAACACCACACGCCGACGAAAAGAATGCATCAACTGCGGCAAACGCTACACAACCTACGAATATCTAGAAACAGTTGAACTCATGGTTAGAAAGAAAGACGGCGAACTAGAACGCTTTGATGTTAACAAGATAATCCGCGGCTTGCAGAAAGCATGCGAGAAACGTCCAGTAACTATGAGCCAAATCAACGAATTAGCAGAACAAGTACGCCAAGACCTCATGCTCAAAGGCACCGAGGAAATCGCATCCAGAGAGATCGGCGATTTAATAATGCAACACCTAAAGAAAGTTGACCGCATCGCGTACATTCGGTTTGCTTCAGTTTACAAGCAGTTTGAAGAGCCTGAAGATTTCAGGCGAGTAATTTCGGAAGTGAAAAAATCATGA
- a CDS encoding ribonucleoside triphosphate reductase: MKFVLKRDSKLEPFDQERITTAIWKAAKAVGGKDKEQAKRISDEVVAELQRLYGDDGVPTVEEIQDIVEKRLIENGHAQTAKAYILYRKQHNDMRELAALLSSSDMVDQYLEVEDWRVKENSNMSYSLQGLNNYLSSTVIAKYWISRIYPQNIAEAHFSGDMHIHDLGVLGPYCVGWDVSDLLLSGFGGVAGKIESKPAKHFRTALGQVVNFFYTLQGEAAGAQAFSNFDTYLAPFIRYDNLSQKDVEQALQEFFFNMNVPTRVGFQTPFTNLTLDLTVPEFMKDEAVLYNGKVTGDTYGSMTKEMEMFNLAFAEVMQQGDSKGRVFTFPIPTYNITKDFNWDSPVSQAIFEVTAKYGVPYFSNFVNSDMKPEDVRSMCCRLRIDNRELRKRGGGFFGANPLTGSIGVVTLNIPRIGYLSKNEDEFFERLGTLMDIAKSSLEIKRKVLETFTENGLYPYSRRYLRHVKEGYGKYWKNHFSTIGIVGVNEAILNLLGQNIASRDGQAFAVKILTFMRNRLADYQEETGSIYNLEATPAEGTSYRLARIDKKRYRDIIFANQKRVVSEHAEPFYTNSSQLPVDFAGDLFEALEHQETLQSLYTGGTVFHIFLGERLHSWKSAAELIKKVSWNSRLPYFTLTPTFSICPNHGYTSGEHKTCPVCGANCEVYSRVVGYLRPVDQWNDGKQAEFAMRKTFDKSAVVASAPIIV; this comes from the coding sequence ATGAAGTTTGTATTAAAACGTGACTCTAAATTAGAACCCTTCGATCAAGAAAGAATAACAACCGCAATCTGGAAAGCCGCAAAAGCAGTGGGCGGAAAAGATAAGGAACAAGCCAAACGCATCAGCGATGAAGTCGTCGCTGAGTTACAGAGGTTATATGGCGACGATGGCGTGCCCACGGTTGAGGAAATCCAAGACATAGTAGAAAAACGCTTAATCGAAAACGGTCATGCCCAAACTGCTAAAGCATACATCCTCTACCGTAAACAGCACAATGACATGCGCGAGTTAGCTGCGCTGTTGAGTTCTTCAGACATGGTAGACCAGTACCTTGAGGTTGAGGACTGGAGAGTAAAAGAAAATAGTAACATGAGTTACTCATTGCAAGGCTTAAACAATTACCTCTCATCCACAGTTATAGCGAAATACTGGATATCACGGATTTACCCACAAAACATTGCTGAAGCACACTTCTCAGGCGACATGCACATCCACGATTTAGGCGTGCTCGGACCTTACTGTGTCGGCTGGGACGTCAGTGACCTGTTGCTTTCAGGATTCGGCGGTGTAGCTGGCAAAATTGAGAGCAAGCCAGCAAAACATTTCCGCACAGCACTTGGGCAAGTGGTAAACTTCTTCTACACTCTGCAAGGTGAGGCAGCTGGCGCTCAAGCGTTCAGCAATTTTGACACTTATCTAGCACCGTTCATACGCTACGACAACTTGTCACAGAAAGATGTCGAACAGGCGCTACAGGAATTCTTTTTCAACATGAACGTACCCACTCGTGTAGGCTTCCAAACACCCTTCACAAATCTTACCCTTGACTTAACCGTGCCAGAATTCATGAAAGACGAAGCTGTACTATACAACGGCAAAGTCACAGGAGACACCTACGGCAGCATGACTAAGGAGATGGAGATGTTCAACTTGGCCTTCGCTGAAGTCATGCAACAAGGCGACTCAAAGGGCAGAGTCTTCACTTTCCCAATACCCACATACAACATAACCAAAGACTTCAACTGGGATTCCCCTGTTTCGCAAGCAATATTCGAAGTTACCGCAAAGTATGGTGTACCATACTTCTCAAACTTTGTCAACAGCGACATGAAACCCGAAGATGTACGCAGTATGTGTTGCCGTCTCCGAATAGACAACCGTGAACTACGCAAACGCGGAGGCGGTTTCTTCGGTGCCAACCCACTGACAGGCAGCATAGGCGTGGTAACACTCAACATTCCAAGAATCGGCTACTTATCCAAGAACGAGGATGAATTCTTTGAACGCTTAGGCACGTTAATGGATATTGCAAAATCCAGCTTAGAGATCAAGCGCAAAGTGCTCGAAACATTCACTGAAAACGGCCTATACCCGTATTCCAGACGTTACCTACGGCACGTTAAAGAAGGTTATGGCAAGTATTGGAAGAACCACTTCTCAACCATAGGCATAGTCGGAGTTAACGAAGCCATCTTAAACCTTCTTGGCCAAAACATCGCGTCACGTGACGGTCAAGCTTTCGCAGTCAAAATCCTAACTTTCATGCGTAACCGCCTAGCCGATTATCAAGAGGAGACAGGTAGCATCTACAACCTTGAAGCCACTCCAGCCGAAGGCACATCTTACCGTCTTGCGCGCATAGATAAAAAACGCTACAGAGATATCATATTCGCCAACCAAAAACGCGTTGTTTCCGAGCACGCTGAACCATTCTACACTAACTCTTCACAGTTGCCGGTGGATTTTGCAGGTGATTTATTCGAAGCGTTAGAGCATCAGGAAACCTTGCAGTCACTCTACACTGGAGGCACAGTGTTTCATATTTTCCTAGGCGAACGCTTACACTCTTGGAAATCCGCTGCTGAACTGATAAAGAAAGTTTCCTGGAACTCGCGCTTGCCCTACTTTACTTTGACGCCGACTTTCAGTATTTGCCCAAATCATGGCTACACTAGCGGTGAACACAAAACTTGCCCAGTTTGCGGAGCCAACTGTGAAGTCTACTCTCGCGTAGTCGGTTATCTGCGTCCCGTGGACCAATGGAATGATGGAAAGCAAGCAGAGTTTGCCATGCGTAAAACCTTTGACAAATCAGCCGTAGTCGCCTCAGCCCCCATTATAGTTTAG
- a CDS encoding anaerobic ribonucleoside-triphosphate reductase activating protein, whose translation MKFSGLQKTSLVDYPDKVASVLFTPGCNLRCPFCHNWRIAVDPQPPFLQEAAALKILEERKKYVDAVVVTGGEPCMHKELPKFLAKLKERGFMVKLDTNGFFPDILEECLANVDYVAMDVKTCREKYKLLGASDTTGLMRSMEILKMGKVPYEFRTTVVPTLVTAQDANSIGEMVKGSKIHALQQFVPQDTLDKGFETLKPYAPETITQFAQIIGKYTEHTILRI comes from the coding sequence ATGAAGTTTAGTGGACTACAAAAAACAAGTCTCGTGGATTACCCCGATAAAGTAGCCTCCGTGCTATTCACGCCAGGCTGTAACCTGCGTTGCCCATTCTGCCACAACTGGCGCATCGCAGTTGACCCCCAACCCCCATTTCTCCAAGAAGCTGCCGCATTGAAAATTCTTGAGGAACGCAAAAAATACGTTGATGCCGTGGTTGTAACAGGCGGCGAACCATGCATGCACAAAGAACTGCCCAAATTCTTAGCAAAGCTCAAGGAACGAGGTTTCATGGTCAAGTTGGACACAAACGGCTTCTTCCCCGACATACTCGAAGAATGCCTAGCAAACGTGGATTACGTGGCAATGGACGTTAAGACCTGCCGAGAAAAATACAAGCTCTTAGGAGCAAGTGACACAACGGGGCTTATGCGCTCTATGGAAATTTTGAAAATGGGAAAAGTGCCTTACGAATTCCGCACAACTGTCGTTCCAACCCTTGTTACTGCACAAGACGCTAACTCCATAGGCGAAATGGTGAAAGGCTCAAAAATACATGCACTTCAACAATTCGTTCCCCAAGACACACTCGACAAAGGGTTTGAAACACTCAAGCCCTACGCGCCAGAAACAATCACCCAATTCGCACAAATAATAGGCAAATACACAGAACACACCATCCTAAGAATCTAA